Part of the Antedon mediterranea chromosome 6, ecAntMedi1.1, whole genome shotgun sequence genome, AATATGATAATGtatcataattataacaatgtataacaAAGAGGAAATTTAACATGATTTATTGAATGCACTTTGTTGATGCACTTATAGGCTTATTTCACCTTGACATTATATAAGTTGTTGGTGTATTTAAGTTGTGTGATTGTAATAatttgatgaaaaaaatatgaaatgttgCTATCTCATTATAATTTTGAATTGGCAAAACCTCGTACAAATTTAGCTCATCAAGATAACAAATTtaagattcaatttattttttcaaaattgtgtgAAAACTCAGTCTACGCGCATTCCTTCATTCatgagttcactgttggttgggaaatgaaataaattaaaaaataaaaaacaataggcctatatatataatatataaatatattttaattatttctatattaatttgatttaatttatttgtctTTGATTAGCTACTACGGTGGTAATACTTTCTTACAGGCCTATTtgtcaaataattattattttgttgacaAAATCTAATATACTAATTATCATTAGAAAATTGTACTTGGTAAATTGATATGATTTGTTGAAGAATCGCAAGTAATTATCGGGCGAGATTTGAACCCACGacttttttttctcaaattaTCATCTTGTTGGTGTAACCACCGTTGCTCTTTTGAGGGcgaatctaaagctctgtctacactatcaaacagtgtaatgtgcccaaatatggtagagatatgcccaaccaaatatggtagtgatacgacatcatcatgtccatatattggcacttcatattttatttgatataaagtttgatagtgtacacagagcttaaaTCAGTCTAGAGGTTATTTTACTTGAGTAGTTTTTGGGCCAATGTACAATGTGTTAAGTCATTTAGATCTTTACATATTTATGGTATTATTTTATGTACAATAAATGCAAGTTATTAGGGCCTCGTTATCTTCCTAGTGGAGTAATTAAAAGGACAACCACTAAGTACTAGTAAGtttgaaaattaatttgtgAAGGCTTCTGATCTTTTTAATACATTGAATAAGCATAAAGATGTACTATAACGTACAATTATAGATTAAAGTTCGAAGCAGAAATTTGTAAGAGTAAATATAAGCCACTATACGTAATCAGAATTAATATTCCCTAACACAATCCCGCTGATTAATTACCAAATCGAACggttatatttaattattgtatttttagcaAGAATGAAATAACCACAGaaacaattaggcctaaattaattataaaacttTACAACAAAGGTTATAGGTTAGGATGACGTCTTTTaaacaaatcattttttataaatgtttaaaatgtgaaAGCAGGCTGATTATTAGatgtaataaaaaaacatttattttaagaaagtATTTTGTGTATGATATTTTTATATGCAAAAGTATTATAATATCCGTTCGTAAgttgaatataggcctatgtaaatatattgaataataaatatgttgaaTATATTAAGTAATTCCTGGACATCTGTTTTCAAGttctgaaattaatttttgatctataaatacagtaaataaaaactACTTTTGTCGTTGATCCAttgtataatgtaatatataaaatattcgcTAATAGATTTACAATAGAATTCAATGTTGACTTCAATCACGATTTTGTATATTCCATTGCATGGATTACGTATAACTATAACTTGTATATTAAATGACCTACGGGAGTgggaaaaatagaaaaaatacataAGAAGACTGAACTGGACTTTAACTTTCTCCTAAATTGCAAAGGGTTTCcccaaaaatatataatttccaGTTAATAATATATGATATAGTAATCAAGCTGTTGTTTTCTCAAATCATAATAGCCTTCTTGAGTAGCTTTATCAACCGTTAATGAGTAGATGAGTCTTACCGGCTACCGTGTCGTTGATGTTGATTACATTACAGATGGCTATACAATATCCATCTACATATCTAATATTAGATGTCATATCTAACGAATGACGTCAGATGACGAAATGTGCACTATTATATTTTGTAGATTTAAACAGACATTTAACCAGCCAATTATTGTAAAGTTTATACCTACTGATGTGTTTTGAAAATTGTACTTCATTATCTCTATACCTGGTTTTAACTATGACCggcatcttttttttatttatcgtgttttctttatttctttttctacGATGTAGCCAACTTAAATAACTTGTatgattttaaccaaaatgttACCATAAACTCAAGCCATTTGATAAATGGAATGTTTCTGCAGCAGGCCCTGTATATTTTGGAACGAAGAATTTATGTAGACCATCACACGTGATAGTTTGAATAATACATACTGATAATCACGTATATATAACAATGTTTATCCATTGAAGAACATGCACAATATCATCACAATATTTTATCTCCTTTAGCTTTATTATCTTCTTTTCCTTTAAGATTGTATGTTGTCAAATATCCCCTTCAGGCGAGATCTGTTATTACAACAAGACGTGCTCGGTTTGTTATTGCCGGAGTATGGCTGACTGCGGCGTTATGCGCAGTACCAAATACATACAGGCAGGTAAAGTAATAACACTGAGTCATATTTTTAGATTGAGatattatatcaataataaataatgtttgtttatattaaaaattcaaGGTGACAGAATTGTCATATCTGTAAAGTATAACGCGAGATTACTAAAACTGTCCAGTTAATGAAATAATATCATCGAGTAATCACGCCTTACCCAAGAAATCATCTTTTCAGAATCTTAAACTAAATTTATAGTTGGTAAATCGTAAAGTGAAGTTTTACAAAAAGAAACTATGCTTCGGTTACACTACAAAATACAACTCCGAGACTTTCTCATCTGTACTTTCTGATTGGAACACAAACTCAACCGTTTAGTTTACTATAGTGTTTATTCGCCATCACATGTAAACAATATTGTCTTTTCTTATTTACAGTAATATTGTTTCTTCCAAATAGATATATCAAAGGCATGAGTGGGGCATATACAGATGGGCAACGTGTAGTCCAAGCATGATAGAACCttggaaaaaaataaacgccATGTTTGACTTCTTGGTAAAATTTATCTTTCCTGTAATTATCATGGGAGTAGCTTACGCAATTGTCATTGTCACCCTATACAAGAGCACTAGACAGAGTAAGCGGTTACAAAGTATAAAGATGTCAGACAACAAGATCAGCAAATCTGCATCAATGAACGGCGAGATGGCAGTGCTGACCAAAAAGTTAGCCAAACATAAGAAACCTGCTAAAAGCAAAGCAGAGCGACAACAGGCTGAAAGAAATCAGGTAGGCGGCGAGAGTAACAATACTACGACATTGGCGAAACTGATATGAGCTAAAAAAAACTCGACCAGGGGTTCCTAAGCCAGGGGCCTCAGgccaggggtggcgccaggatcttaccgacgcgggggctacattccccgacgagggggctatgcgagcgaagcaagcatcacaaggctgggggaaagggggccgccaaggggccccggtgggggtccagggggcgaagcccccggaagcaacgcgttctagcgtcatttgaggtcattttaatcagatttagggtagccatttttttccattttttataatgcataaataaaatactgcgtgcaaaaaaacggtgcgcgatgactgtttcaatccatatttttcaatttaaaaaataaaagttcaacgaaaatttagaaaaatagagttggaggtcctggaaattggacttattatacttcaaaacatgaaacaaaatatataagtccctatcatggttgtgactgagctaagaaatgtttgaaaaatagagatgttaggtcccggaaaatgcacttcttgtacttcgaaatatgaccagctttattgttggggctgagctaagaaaatgtttaaaactagagctgcattttatactttggaaacatcaggcccagaggcttaaaaaacgcaagcgtagaccttttcagtcggggaaataagtttattcctcccaagtgtatgcctgcgtaccatctggacttccgagtggtgagaaattcttgacatacaggacattgaaaatttaataacttagctataataagatgttggctaagcgaaaatggcatgtttttttgtttagtaatggatgaaatatttattttaggtgccccacggtacagcaggttacttgtaaattaaaaaattggtgaacatacgaacaattaacataattcgtttttgctgtagtgtagcgtcgtcgacacagtacacgacgtaaccgtcggtaaacttcgcctggaaaataactacagtacacattttggtccctggacgGAAGATGATatcacgacccaacgttgaacgattcgtacaaagggataccgccagacaagtgcgtacctatagctattgtttagtagtaagttagatcgctggcgataatgaatgcatataaagtgcataatatcactctgacgtactctcacggtcaatgaaacgtcgaggttttctaggcgctgaagaagctacgaagtgaacgcgaatgaattatattccccgacaaaaagtatccgaaccgtcggtaaacttcgcctggaaaataactacattacacattttggtccctggatggaacttgatatcacccgtctcgacccaacgttgaacgattcgtacaaagggataccgccagacaagtgcgtacctagctaatgtttagcagtaagttagatcgctggcaataatgaatgcatataaattgcataatagcactctgacgtactctcacggtcggtcaatgagacgtcgcggttttctaggcgctgaagctaccaagtgaacgcgaacgttttttactgtatattatattccccgacaaaaagtacccgtgatcccttcggtaaccgtcggtaaacttcgcctggaaaataactacattacacattttggtccctggatggaacatgataccacgcgtctcgacccaacgttgaacgattcgtacaaagggatactgccagacaagtgcgtacctagctaatgtttagtagtaagttagatctctggcaataatgaatgcataaaagtgcataatagccctctgacgtactctcacggtcaatggaacgtcgtggttttctaggcgctgaagctatatgaagtgaacgcgaacgttttttactgtatattatattccccgacaaaaagtacccgtgttccccgacgggggggggggggaggctaggctccccgacgagggggctagagcccccgtagcccccccgctggcgccaccactgcctCAGGCCTCCACGTTACGCCACTGTGGTATCCAGTAAGTCAGTTATAGGGAGGGGAGGGAGTTGAAGTAATGCTAATACTATCTGATAACTTAACCACATAAAACTTCTAGAAAGTACCaagccttttgccatttttctcTCACTGTAGAGAGCTTCAATTAACATTGTTGGACGTCGATGTCAGATACTATGGTACCAAATGGTGGTTAGCCTGAGACACGAGGAGCACCCGCAGTTTACATTATAACCACAACCAATGTAAATCTACTGCACCATAAATTAATTCTATTTAGTAGATattaattcaaaaatatttttccaTTATGCACCAATGTATTCCAGTACCTCTAATTGGTCATATTAAGTCATTTTTATTATAGTCATTCTACTAAtcatgatatttttgtttttttacctaGGCAATCTTGATGCTTTTCATCGTCGTGTTGCTGTACTTTTTCACATGGGGACCTTTCATGATATTTCAACTTCTGGGAAGGTTCGACGTCATCGACGTAAAATTTGAAGGACACATGAGGCTTACATATACATTAACGAAGATGTTAGGTATAGGAAATAGTTGTATGAATCCATTCCTCTATGTTTTCATGTCAAAAAGCTTTCGGTCGGCTATCAAGACCACATTGTGCTGTACCAAAACCACGGATGTCGTTACAAACAACATTGGGCGCAGTGTGTCTGGTGGCTTAAACTCCTCTAGGACTGTAACTAGTCGCTACAGTATATCAGAGGTATCAGAAAATCGGATTAGACCTTGATTAAGCAAGAATGATAGATTGTCTTTCAAATTAGACGAAAATCATAGAAATAAGTATGTTTTGCAAAGACAAATCCATTTCAAAATTAAATCAAAGATTTCtatttaacaaatttattgataaaatcaaaaatatgaaaaaaaaaatgtgttcgCATTATTCCAGATATACCAAATACACAAACTTGTTCATCCatttattcaatcttttatttggAAATATCTGGTCCAaagaaagtaggcctaaaagtaACAAATAAGCAGTTTACCGGTACTGACTATTTTACTATAAGACGACGCGCTCTCATCTCAGGATTGTACTCCACCTGAAAATCATCTTTGACTTATATACGACGTTGTCTATAATCGTTTAGACTAAACCTTTCCACTTGAATTAAATCAACACATCGGGCCATATATCGATATTCTTTTTGATCgatctttttctttcaaacaaCTGTCACGGCTTCACCTATAGAGGGAGACCTTTAGAACAATCAAAGTATCCTAGAGGGAGACGTAACACTAAAAGTATGCTAGAGGGAGACATAACAGCCAAAGTATCCTCTACACGCTAGATGTATTGTCTCAATCTTTACATTACAGATGTTGCATGAGTAAAGGTTTGTTTTTCGTGAAGAATGCAAATATGTGATTCGATTAAGCACTCTATTTGGTttgctttatattattattattcatttactcgttataaaaacatacttaatatatatatatatcaatccCATGATAAAAAGACAAGTTACAACAGATCGTCTAGATACACGGTATTATGTAATAATGAAATACAAttcaaaaacacacagaaatAATACTGgtgataagataagataactttaaGTGCTTACAAAGTAATCAATTAAATTAGCATtgttacttaaatatttataaatataaaatgtatataaaattgtaatcaattcaatgcatatcaaaatatacaaatatgttattttatgaGAACATTATCGAATTTAAATACGGAACCAAAACTACCATCGAGAATTATAGATGATTTGGTTGTACCAATGAGGACAGACGAATGTCCTCATTACTGCATCAAGAGAAACTAATCTTAAAGGcaaattttttgtttaaaagatGTTTAACTTACCGttgaaaaatatgtaaatatgtttttatttatttttacatctttttttaaatttctgtacaggtatttatttataacttgTATAATGTAACATGATAAATTTGATGTATaagtacatacatacatttacaTTAAACAGAGATAGAATGTGAATAgtacatatttatttacatgtaaGTTCACGTAACTTACATTAGTGTACATATACACAGTAATTATACTTTATGggttttttttgaaaaatatgtaTAATCGATAATCGATATTCTGATAGATTAATGTcgtattattttattcaaatactATTTATTGATTAGCAGATTATGTCTGATGCCCATTATTACAACAAATTTTACATTCCACAGCAACAGCTTTAATTATTGGTAGGAATATTACGACAGTAACAGGGTGGGTAGACATTTCAGGAAAACAAAATGCTAATCATCACACTTGTTGCCTTGCATTCGCCTCGCACTACGGAAACAAGAGCGGTCACAGTGCATatcggccgccagtcatttcggccgccggttatggaacgcctaaaatcatgaaacgccaaaaaggacaaaatatgtattgttcatttcggccgccaatcgtcaatattgttaatgtatGGCACACctcaattataaaaaatggtgtATACATGTGCCTATCGCCTGAATAGACGTGCATATTCAAAAAGCAAGCAGCAATCAACAaaaacgatcatactttttGATTTGTATAGAGTTGCGCTATTTTACGGTCATTCGCCGGCTTCTTCTCCTCCTGACTGAGCCCTACAACCTCTCAGtgcccacccccccccccctccacacacacacaacaaccactgtgaaataaaataagttgTGTAGAAATACTTTAGTTAAAACTACTAAACTAATGATTTACACGGTCTtttgatgatatcggtcgcgtttgaaatcggtcgccctattttgtatggagcgggatgcatgctagcgggatatacattttcttcatttatatagatttaattgatattttttaggggctagattatttatgtggatattttttatttggttatcaATCGGAGAAGGACTATGTCTTTCCAAAATAgtcatttctaaacacgtttaaatattaaattaggtAAATATTATAtcaggcatataataatttacctccagttatatgtactgtaattaatatattatatagagaatatacgtctgtcctttattatgcaaacaattacgtaaaagagaacaatttatttaaaaacaataattgttacaatgtaTAGCCCGTAAAaaagccagcgtatccattgttatacttatgcatactgtggcagattatatcatgtcgttaacaacatactattcgatcacctaatttttatttttttattttatttacatccgttatgtaggataatattaagtgtataataataattgttgagaCAAATCAcgtgtatacttttatttctagtgtttaaaatagttgttagtaaaaatgatcattatatgcggatggttaaaaggcgagttactgaaataaacccccgaataagccatattggggggggggggaagatgcgccttctatgatcgtgcagCTGTTTCCTCTCTAACAATgcgttattttgctgacggggttTCCCCTTTTTTAAAAGCACGCACTTGTtagtgtgtcaaatcatggacaaaacacgacgtacgatcgttgtccatggccaggtaaagatgacgtctattactaataaccatactTTTAAAACGTCTATAGGCCTTCTGTacgtgtttttgtgaaacgatgtactgtatataatactgtacgtcgatactatagattttaatttgaaaaatatcttttatttctttatttacaataatcatttaatgtaaataattaagtaagtagTCTCACATAACATCCATACGACGttcgtaaatctaaatgtttaaatatcagtacctctttgagaatcgtgtcCACCTATAATTATCCATACATTATTCTCACTTCTATCATTGTACATCATAGACATACTGTAGGGCtggtagattgatttataacggaatattatctatatattttattattatcctaaaCCATGCTCACGTCAGAGTGGCGGATATCGAAtgcaaaaatcatcatcatgcatcaaattcctttattgcataaacctcattgagctggtatccacttgcaggtatagaacgagtttcgtaattaactgtgattaaaaaatacgcaataggcgcgtctacttgtttaacaattaaattattatttattttcaaaacctTAAACAACGGCATGCTAAAAGAACACATTACAATTCATTCAAACCTGTAAGATAAAAtggaaacacaaattatttataaataatgagataaatatttatatttactgtacttaaaaaataacgatcgaggtttaaaaaaatgtcaaacagtattattagaaattccaatattcaaaattaactaacAACATAATGaacgttttcattaaaaatgtatctaatgCGCCATATACAAATTAGCGCGACCAAAataaaacgcgaccgatatcgtAACTAATAGGATAAAAAGCGTATCTAGcggcgctccatacaaaataccggatgtttattttatcgcgaccgatttcaaacgcgatcgatttcaagcgcgaccgatttcatctgacaccatTTACACACGTCTATTCAGGCGATAGGCACATGTATACACCCTTgacaagtaagtaagtaaaaatacgttattaacaatattgacgattctggcggccgaaatgaacaatacatattttgtcttttttggcgtttcatgattttgggcgttccataaccggcggccgaaatgactggcggccgaaatgatcagacaccaCAAGGGTCAGGAGTGTCATGATACATGATACTACAGCTGTAACTAGATACATCTTAactgactatcgcaagtcatCATCAGGAACAAGTCTAGGCGAAGTGTATTAAATACTTAAATGGAATACATTGTTATCTCTACTTCTGTGAGTTCTATCTCATCTATGCCCCATGTCGACACTAAATCCGTAATCGGAGCCGATTGTTTTCAGACAGTTTTCAGAATTGAACTACAACTAAATGTTTtcttatataattaattactaatttattcattcatttagagtaaataaagtaaatatatttttacaggGATAAGTGCATGCGCAGGATAGCTGAGACGTAAGAAATCGAGCCCATACCTTCTTCACACAAAGGCAATTATATTCTGTGCCAGTTTGAAGTGTGCTGTTATTATGTGTAATATATAATACCTTTTTAAGGGTAGAGACGAATTCTTATAAGTATAACAATAGGGTACAGTATGTCACAAAAAAATGGAGTTGTTTGAAACTGTTAAACAATgtgtaatattgtataatt contains:
- the LOC140051708 gene encoding trissin receptor-like isoform X2; the encoded protein is MQANEPDTYKPGNSTSLTLNSSDSPNDNYYDYDSNDNETFYRVLTWCVYTTVFVTGCCGNILVLFSIHRCRQLKGVPAMLLVSLAVADFLVCLIIVPAEMYTFYATEFHMGPFVCKFLTLLHQLVFACSSFTLTLISIERLYVVKYPLQARSVITTRRARFVIAGVWLTAALCAVPNTYRQIYQRHEWGIYRWATCSPSMIEPWKKINAMFDFLVKFIFPVIIMGVAYAIVIVTLYKSTRQSKRLQSIKMSDNKISKSASMNGEMAVLTKKLAKHKKPAKSKAERQQAERNQRRRHSTRRNRR
- the LOC140051708 gene encoding neuromedin-U receptor 1-like isoform X1 encodes the protein MQANEPDTYKPGNSTSLTLNSSDSPNDNYYDYDSNDNETFYRVLTWCVYTTVFVTGCCGNILVLFSIHRCRQLKGVPAMLLVSLAVADFLVCLIIVPAEMYTFYATEFHMGPFVCKFLTLLHQLVFACSSFTLTLISIERLYVVKYPLQARSVITTRRARFVIAGVWLTAALCAVPNTYRQIYQRHEWGIYRWATCSPSMIEPWKKINAMFDFLVKFIFPVIIMGVAYAIVIVTLYKSTRQSKRLQSIKMSDNKISKSASMNGEMAVLTKKLAKHKKPAKSKAERQQAERNQAILMLFIVVLLYFFTWGPFMIFQLLGRFDVIDVKFEGHMRLTYTLTKMLGISACAG